One Homo sapiens chromosome 3, GRCh38.p14 Primary Assembly genomic window carries:
- the PARP15 gene encoding protein mono-ADP-ribosyltransferase PARP15 isoform 2 (isoform 2 is encoded by transcript variant 2) produces MLQRIGLIFLHNIVVVSNCFYFQAFLDEFTNWSRINPNKARIPMAGDTQGVVGTVSKPCFTAYEMKIGAITFQVATGDIATEQVDVIVNSTARTFNRKSGVSRAILEGAGQAVESECAVLAAQPHRDFIITPGGCLKCKIIIHVPGGKDVRKTVTSVLEECEQRKYTSVSLPAIGTGNAGKNPITVADNIIDAIVDFSSQHSTPSLKTVKVVIFQPELLNIFYDSMKKRDLSASLNFQSTFSMTTCNLPEHWTDMNHQLFCMVQLEPGQSEYNTIKDKFTRTCSSYAIEKIERIQNAFLWQSYQVKKRQMDIKNDHKNNERLLFHGTDADSVPYVNQHGFNRSCAGKNAVSYGKGTYFAVDASYSAKDTYSKPDSNGRKHMYVVRVLTGVFTKGRAGLVTPPPKNPHNPTDLFDSVTNNTRSPKLFVVFFDNQAYPEYLITFTA; encoded by the exons ATGCTCCAAAGAATTGGATTAATATTTTTACACAATATTGTTGTAGTCAGTAACTGTTTCTATTTCCAGGCATTTTTAGATGAATTCACTAACTGGTCAAGAATAAATCCCAACAAGGCCAGGATTCCCATGGCAGGAGATACCCAAG gtgTGGTCGGGACTGTCTCTAAGCCTTGTTTCACAGCATATGAAATGAAAATCGGTGCAATTACTTTTCAGGTTGCTACTGGAGATATAGCCACTGAACAGGTAGATGTTATTGTAAACTCAACAGCAAGGACATTTAATCGGAAATCAG GTGTGTCAAGAGCTATTTTAGAAGGTGCTGGACAAGCTGTGGAAAGTGAATGTGCTGTACTAG ctGCACAGCCTCACAGAGATTTTATAATTACACCAGGTGGATGCTTAAAGTGCAAAATAATAATTCATGTTCCTGGGGGAAAAGATGTCAGGAAAACGGTCACCAGTGTTCTAGAAGAGTGTGAACAGAGGAAGTACACATCGGTTTCCCTTCCAGCCATTGGAACAG gaaatgcCGGAAAAAACCCTATCACAGTTGCTGATAACATAATCGATGCTATTGTAGACTTCTCATCACAACATTCCACCCCATCATTAAAAACAGTTAAAGTTGTCATTTTTCAACCTGAGCTGCTAAATATATTCTACGACAGCATGAAAAAAAGAGACCTCTCTGCATCACTGAACTTTCAGTCCACATTCTCCATGACTACAT GTAATCTTCCTGAACACTGGACTGACATGAATCATCAGCTGTTTTGCATGGTCCAGCTAGAGCCAGGACAATCAGAATATAATACCATAAAGGACAAGTTCACCCGAACTTGTTCTTCCTACGCAATAGAGAAG ATTGAGAGGATACAGAATGCATTTCTCTGGCAGAGCTACCAGGTAAAGAAAAGGCAAATGGATATCAAGAATGACCATAAGAATAATGAGAGACTCCTCTTCCATGGGACAGATGCAGACTCAGTGCCATATGTCAATCAGCACGGCTTTAATAGAAGTTGTGCTGGGAAAAATG CTGTATCCTATGGAAAAGGAACCTATTTTGCTGTGGATGCCAGTTATTCTGCCAAGGACACCTACTCCAAGCCAGACAGCAATGGGAGAAAGCACATGTACGTTGTGCGAGTACTTACTGGAGTCTTCACAAAGGGACGTGCAGGATTAGTCACCCCTCCACCCAAGAATCCTCACAATCCCACAGATCTCTTTGACTCAGTGACAAACAATACACGATCTCCAAAGCTATTTGTGGTATTCTTTGATAATCAGGCTTACCCAGAATATCTCATAACTTTCAcggcttaa
- the PARP15 gene encoding protein mono-ADP-ribosyltransferase PARP15 isoform 4 (isoform 4 is encoded by transcript variant 4), producing MLQRIGLIFLHNIVVVSNCFYFQAFLDEFTNWSRINPNKARIPMAGDTQGVVGTVSKPCFTAYEMKIGAITFQVATGDIATEQVDVIVNSTARTFNRKSGVSRAILEGAGQAVESECAVLAAQPHRDFIITPGGCLKCKIIIHVPGGKDVRKTVTSVLEECEQRKYTSVSLPAIGTGNLPEHWTDMNHQLFCMVQLEPGQSEYNTIKDKFTRTCSSYAIEKIERIQNAFLWQSYQVKKRQMDIKNDHKNNERLLFHGTDADSVPYVNQHGFNRSCAGKNAVSYGKGTYFAVDASYSAKDTYSKPDSNGRKHMYVVRVLTGVFTKGRAGLVTPPPKNPHNPTDLFDSVTNNTRSPKLFVVFFDNQAYPEYLITFTA from the exons ATGCTCCAAAGAATTGGATTAATATTTTTACACAATATTGTTGTAGTCAGTAACTGTTTCTATTTCCAGGCATTTTTAGATGAATTCACTAACTGGTCAAGAATAAATCCCAACAAGGCCAGGATTCCCATGGCAGGAGATACCCAAG gtgTGGTCGGGACTGTCTCTAAGCCTTGTTTCACAGCATATGAAATGAAAATCGGTGCAATTACTTTTCAGGTTGCTACTGGAGATATAGCCACTGAACAGGTAGATGTTATTGTAAACTCAACAGCAAGGACATTTAATCGGAAATCAG GTGTGTCAAGAGCTATTTTAGAAGGTGCTGGACAAGCTGTGGAAAGTGAATGTGCTGTACTAG ctGCACAGCCTCACAGAGATTTTATAATTACACCAGGTGGATGCTTAAAGTGCAAAATAATAATTCATGTTCCTGGGGGAAAAGATGTCAGGAAAACGGTCACCAGTGTTCTAGAAGAGTGTGAACAGAGGAAGTACACATCGGTTTCCCTTCCAGCCATTGGAACAG GTAATCTTCCTGAACACTGGACTGACATGAATCATCAGCTGTTTTGCATGGTCCAGCTAGAGCCAGGACAATCAGAATATAATACCATAAAGGACAAGTTCACCCGAACTTGTTCTTCCTACGCAATAGAGAAG ATTGAGAGGATACAGAATGCATTTCTCTGGCAGAGCTACCAGGTAAAGAAAAGGCAAATGGATATCAAGAATGACCATAAGAATAATGAGAGACTCCTCTTCCATGGGACAGATGCAGACTCAGTGCCATATGTCAATCAGCACGGCTTTAATAGAAGTTGTGCTGGGAAAAATG CTGTATCCTATGGAAAAGGAACCTATTTTGCTGTGGATGCCAGTTATTCTGCCAAGGACACCTACTCCAAGCCAGACAGCAATGGGAGAAAGCACATGTACGTTGTGCGAGTACTTACTGGAGTCTTCACAAAGGGACGTGCAGGATTAGTCACCCCTCCACCCAAGAATCCTCACAATCCCACAGATCTCTTTGACTCAGTGACAAACAATACACGATCTCCAAAGCTATTTGTGGTATTCTTTGATAATCAGGCTTACCCAGAATATCTCATAACTTTCAcggcttaa
- the PARP15 gene encoding protein mono-ADP-ribosyltransferase PARP15 isoform X2: MAAPGPLPAAALSPGAPTPRELMHGVAGVTSRAGRDREAGSVLPAGNRGARKASRRSSSRSMSRDNKFSKKDCLSIRNVVASIQTKEGLNLKLISGDVLYIWADVIVNSVPMNLQLGGGPLSRAFLQKAGPMLQKELDDRRRETEEKVGNIFMTSGCNLDCKAVLHAVAPYWNNGAETSWQIMANIIKKCLTTVEVLSFSSITFPMIGTGSLQFPKAVFAKLILSEVFEYSSSTRPITSPLQEVHFLVYTNDDEGCQVATGDIATEQVDVIVNSTARTFNRKSGVSRAILEGAGQAVESECAVLAAQPHRDFIITPGGCLKCKIIIHVPGGKDVRKTVTSVLEECEQRKYTSVSLPAIGTGNAGKNPITVADNIIDAIVDFSSQHSTPSLKTVKVVIFQPELLNIFYDSMKKRDLSASLNFQSTFSMTTCNLPEHWTDMNHQLFCMVQLEPGQSEYNTIKDKFTRTCSSYAIEKIERIQNAFLWQSYQVKKRQMDIKNDHKNNERLLFHGTDADSVPYVNQHGFNRSCAGKNAVSYGKGTYFAVDASYSAKDTYSKPDSNGRKHMYVVRVLTGVFTKGRAGLVTPPPKNPHNPTDLFDSVTNNTRSPKLFVVFFDNQAYPEYLITFTA; this comes from the exons TCCAGAGACAACAAGTTCAGCAAGAAAGATTGTCTTTCAATCAGGAATGTTGTAGCTTCAATCCAAACCAAAGAAGGTCTGAATCTCAAGTTGATAAGTGGAGATGTTCTGTACATCTGG GCCGATGTCATTGTCAACAGCGTTCCCATGAATCTTCAGCTTGGAGGAGGACCACTATCTCGGGCATTTTTGCAGAAAGCTGGTCCCATGCTCCAGAAAGAGTTAGATGACAGAAGGCGGGAAACAGAGGAAAAAGTAGGTAACATATTCATGACAAGCGGCTGCAATCTGGACTGCAAAGCTGTGCTCCATGCTGTGGCTCCATACTGGAATAATGGAGCAGAGACTTCTTGGCAG ATCATGGCAAATATAATCAAGAAATGTTTGACAACTGTAGAAGTGCTATCTTTCTCATCAATCACATTTCCCATGATTGGAACAGGAAGTTTGCAGTTTCCCAAAGCTGTTTTTGCTAAACTAATCCTTTCAGAAGTGTTCGAATACAGTAGCAGCACAAGGCCGATAACTAGCCCTTTACAAGAAGTCCACTTTCTGGTATATACAAATGACGATGAAGGCTGTCAG GTTGCTACTGGAGATATAGCCACTGAACAGGTAGATGTTATTGTAAACTCAACAGCAAGGACATTTAATCGGAAATCAG GTGTGTCAAGAGCTATTTTAGAAGGTGCTGGACAAGCTGTGGAAAGTGAATGTGCTGTACTAG ctGCACAGCCTCACAGAGATTTTATAATTACACCAGGTGGATGCTTAAAGTGCAAAATAATAATTCATGTTCCTGGGGGAAAAGATGTCAGGAAAACGGTCACCAGTGTTCTAGAAGAGTGTGAACAGAGGAAGTACACATCGGTTTCCCTTCCAGCCATTGGAACAG gaaatgcCGGAAAAAACCCTATCACAGTTGCTGATAACATAATCGATGCTATTGTAGACTTCTCATCACAACATTCCACCCCATCATTAAAAACAGTTAAAGTTGTCATTTTTCAACCTGAGCTGCTAAATATATTCTACGACAGCATGAAAAAAAGAGACCTCTCTGCATCACTGAACTTTCAGTCCACATTCTCCATGACTACAT GTAATCTTCCTGAACACTGGACTGACATGAATCATCAGCTGTTTTGCATGGTCCAGCTAGAGCCAGGACAATCAGAATATAATACCATAAAGGACAAGTTCACCCGAACTTGTTCTTCCTACGCAATAGAGAAG ATTGAGAGGATACAGAATGCATTTCTCTGGCAGAGCTACCAGGTAAAGAAAAGGCAAATGGATATCAAGAATGACCATAAGAATAATGAGAGACTCCTCTTCCATGGGACAGATGCAGACTCAGTGCCATATGTCAATCAGCACGGCTTTAATAGAAGTTGTGCTGGGAAAAATG CTGTATCCTATGGAAAAGGAACCTATTTTGCTGTGGATGCCAGTTATTCTGCCAAGGACACCTACTCCAAGCCAGACAGCAATGGGAGAAAGCACATGTACGTTGTGCGAGTACTTACTGGAGTCTTCACAAAGGGACGTGCAGGATTAGTCACCCCTCCACCCAAGAATCCTCACAATCCCACAGATCTCTTTGACTCAGTGACAAACAATACACGATCTCCAAAGCTATTTGTGGTATTCTTTGATAATCAGGCTTACCCAGAATATCTCATAACTTTCAcggcttaa
- the PARP15 gene encoding protein mono-ADP-ribosyltransferase PARP15 isoform X9 has translation MKHTAFLDEFTNWSRINPNKARIPMAGDTQGVVGTVSKPCFTAYEMKIGAITFQVATGDIATEQVDVIVNSTARTFNRKSGVSRAILEGAGQAVESECAVLAAQPHRDFIITPGGCLKCKIIIHVPGGKDVRKTVTSVLEECEQRKYTSVSLPAIGTGNAGKNPITVADNIIDAIVDFSSQHSTPSLKTVKVVIFQPELLNIFYDSMKKRDLSASLNFQSTFSMTTCNLPEHWTDMNHQLFCMVQLEPGQSEYNTIKDKFTRTCSSYAIEKIERIQNAFLWQSYQVKKRQMDIKNDHKNNERLLFHGTDADSVPYVNQHGFNRSCAGKNAVSYGKGTYFAVDASYSAKDTYSKPDSNGRKHMYVVRVLTGVFTKGRAGLVTPPPKNPHNPTDLFDSVTNNTRSPKLFVVFFDNQAYPEYLITFTA, from the exons ATGAAGCATACT GCATTTTTAGATGAATTCACTAACTGGTCAAGAATAAATCCCAACAAGGCCAGGATTCCCATGGCAGGAGATACCCAAG gtgTGGTCGGGACTGTCTCTAAGCCTTGTTTCACAGCATATGAAATGAAAATCGGTGCAATTACTTTTCAGGTTGCTACTGGAGATATAGCCACTGAACAGGTAGATGTTATTGTAAACTCAACAGCAAGGACATTTAATCGGAAATCAG GTGTGTCAAGAGCTATTTTAGAAGGTGCTGGACAAGCTGTGGAAAGTGAATGTGCTGTACTAG ctGCACAGCCTCACAGAGATTTTATAATTACACCAGGTGGATGCTTAAAGTGCAAAATAATAATTCATGTTCCTGGGGGAAAAGATGTCAGGAAAACGGTCACCAGTGTTCTAGAAGAGTGTGAACAGAGGAAGTACACATCGGTTTCCCTTCCAGCCATTGGAACAG gaaatgcCGGAAAAAACCCTATCACAGTTGCTGATAACATAATCGATGCTATTGTAGACTTCTCATCACAACATTCCACCCCATCATTAAAAACAGTTAAAGTTGTCATTTTTCAACCTGAGCTGCTAAATATATTCTACGACAGCATGAAAAAAAGAGACCTCTCTGCATCACTGAACTTTCAGTCCACATTCTCCATGACTACAT GTAATCTTCCTGAACACTGGACTGACATGAATCATCAGCTGTTTTGCATGGTCCAGCTAGAGCCAGGACAATCAGAATATAATACCATAAAGGACAAGTTCACCCGAACTTGTTCTTCCTACGCAATAGAGAAG ATTGAGAGGATACAGAATGCATTTCTCTGGCAGAGCTACCAGGTAAAGAAAAGGCAAATGGATATCAAGAATGACCATAAGAATAATGAGAGACTCCTCTTCCATGGGACAGATGCAGACTCAGTGCCATATGTCAATCAGCACGGCTTTAATAGAAGTTGTGCTGGGAAAAATG CTGTATCCTATGGAAAAGGAACCTATTTTGCTGTGGATGCCAGTTATTCTGCCAAGGACACCTACTCCAAGCCAGACAGCAATGGGAGAAAGCACATGTACGTTGTGCGAGTACTTACTGGAGTCTTCACAAAGGGACGTGCAGGATTAGTCACCCCTCCACCCAAGAATCCTCACAATCCCACAGATCTCTTTGACTCAGTGACAAACAATACACGATCTCCAAAGCTATTTGTGGTATTCTTTGATAATCAGGCTTACCCAGAATATCTCATAACTTTCAcggcttaa
- the PARP15 gene encoding protein mono-ADP-ribosyltransferase PARP15 isoform X10, translating to MKHTAFLDEFTNWSRINPNKARIPMAGDTQGVVGTVSKPCFTAYEMKIGAITFQVATGDIATEQVDVIVNSTARTFNRKSGVSRAILEGAGQAVESECAVLAAQPHRDFIITPGGCLKCKIIIHVPGGKDVRKTVTSVLEECEQRKYTSVSLPAIGTGNLPEHWTDMNHQLFCMVQLEPGQSEYNTIKDKFTRTCSSYAIEKIERIQNAFLWQSYQVKKRQMDIKNDHKNNERLLFHGTDADSVPYVNQHGFNRSCAGKNAVSYGKGTYFAVDASYSAKDTYSKPDSNGRKHMYVVRVLTGVFTKGRAGLVTPPPKNPHNPTDLFDSVTNNTRSPKLFVVFFDNQAYPEYLITFTA from the exons ATGAAGCATACT GCATTTTTAGATGAATTCACTAACTGGTCAAGAATAAATCCCAACAAGGCCAGGATTCCCATGGCAGGAGATACCCAAG gtgTGGTCGGGACTGTCTCTAAGCCTTGTTTCACAGCATATGAAATGAAAATCGGTGCAATTACTTTTCAGGTTGCTACTGGAGATATAGCCACTGAACAGGTAGATGTTATTGTAAACTCAACAGCAAGGACATTTAATCGGAAATCAG GTGTGTCAAGAGCTATTTTAGAAGGTGCTGGACAAGCTGTGGAAAGTGAATGTGCTGTACTAG ctGCACAGCCTCACAGAGATTTTATAATTACACCAGGTGGATGCTTAAAGTGCAAAATAATAATTCATGTTCCTGGGGGAAAAGATGTCAGGAAAACGGTCACCAGTGTTCTAGAAGAGTGTGAACAGAGGAAGTACACATCGGTTTCCCTTCCAGCCATTGGAACAG GTAATCTTCCTGAACACTGGACTGACATGAATCATCAGCTGTTTTGCATGGTCCAGCTAGAGCCAGGACAATCAGAATATAATACCATAAAGGACAAGTTCACCCGAACTTGTTCTTCCTACGCAATAGAGAAG ATTGAGAGGATACAGAATGCATTTCTCTGGCAGAGCTACCAGGTAAAGAAAAGGCAAATGGATATCAAGAATGACCATAAGAATAATGAGAGACTCCTCTTCCATGGGACAGATGCAGACTCAGTGCCATATGTCAATCAGCACGGCTTTAATAGAAGTTGTGCTGGGAAAAATG CTGTATCCTATGGAAAAGGAACCTATTTTGCTGTGGATGCCAGTTATTCTGCCAAGGACACCTACTCCAAGCCAGACAGCAATGGGAGAAAGCACATGTACGTTGTGCGAGTACTTACTGGAGTCTTCACAAAGGGACGTGCAGGATTAGTCACCCCTCCACCCAAGAATCCTCACAATCCCACAGATCTCTTTGACTCAGTGACAAACAATACACGATCTCCAAAGCTATTTGTGGTATTCTTTGATAATCAGGCTTACCCAGAATATCTCATAACTTTCAcggcttaa
- the PARP15 gene encoding protein mono-ADP-ribosyltransferase PARP15 isoform X1, which translates to MAAPGPLPAAALSPGAPTPRELMHGVAGVTSRAGRDREAGSVLPAGNRGARKASRRSSSRSMADVIVNSVPMNLQLGGGPLSRAFLQKAGPMLQKELDDRRRETEEKVGNIFMTSGCNLDCKAVLHAVAPYWNNGAETSWQIMANIIKKCLTTVEVLSFSSITFPMIGTGSLQFPKAVFAKLILSEVFEYSSSTRPITSPLQEVHFLVYTNDDEGCQAFLDEFTNWSRINPNKARIPMAGDTQGVVGTVSKPCFTAYEMKIGAITFQVATGDIATEQVDVIVNSTARTFNRKSGVSRAILEGAGQAVESECAVLAAQPHRDFIITPGGCLKCKIIIHVPGGKDVRKTVTSVLEECEQRKYTSVSLPAIGTGNAGKNPITVADNIIDAIVDFSSQHSTPSLKTVKVVIFQPELLNIFYDSMKKRDLSASLNFQSTFSMTTCNLPEHWTDMNHQLFCMVQLEPGQSEYNTIKDKFTRTCSSYAIEKIERIQNAFLWQSYQVKKRQMDIKNDHKNNERLLFHGTDADSVPYVNQHGFNRSCAGKNAVSYGKGTYFAVDASYSAKDTYSKPDSNGRKHMYVVRVLTGVFTKGRAGLVTPPPKNPHNPTDLFDSVTNNTRSPKLFVVFFDNQAYPEYLITFTA; encoded by the exons GCCGATGTCATTGTCAACAGCGTTCCCATGAATCTTCAGCTTGGAGGAGGACCACTATCTCGGGCATTTTTGCAGAAAGCTGGTCCCATGCTCCAGAAAGAGTTAGATGACAGAAGGCGGGAAACAGAGGAAAAAGTAGGTAACATATTCATGACAAGCGGCTGCAATCTGGACTGCAAAGCTGTGCTCCATGCTGTGGCTCCATACTGGAATAATGGAGCAGAGACTTCTTGGCAG ATCATGGCAAATATAATCAAGAAATGTTTGACAACTGTAGAAGTGCTATCTTTCTCATCAATCACATTTCCCATGATTGGAACAGGAAGTTTGCAGTTTCCCAAAGCTGTTTTTGCTAAACTAATCCTTTCAGAAGTGTTCGAATACAGTAGCAGCACAAGGCCGATAACTAGCCCTTTACAAGAAGTCCACTTTCTGGTATATACAAATGACGATGAAGGCTGTCAG GCATTTTTAGATGAATTCACTAACTGGTCAAGAATAAATCCCAACAAGGCCAGGATTCCCATGGCAGGAGATACCCAAG gtgTGGTCGGGACTGTCTCTAAGCCTTGTTTCACAGCATATGAAATGAAAATCGGTGCAATTACTTTTCAGGTTGCTACTGGAGATATAGCCACTGAACAGGTAGATGTTATTGTAAACTCAACAGCAAGGACATTTAATCGGAAATCAG GTGTGTCAAGAGCTATTTTAGAAGGTGCTGGACAAGCTGTGGAAAGTGAATGTGCTGTACTAG ctGCACAGCCTCACAGAGATTTTATAATTACACCAGGTGGATGCTTAAAGTGCAAAATAATAATTCATGTTCCTGGGGGAAAAGATGTCAGGAAAACGGTCACCAGTGTTCTAGAAGAGTGTGAACAGAGGAAGTACACATCGGTTTCCCTTCCAGCCATTGGAACAG gaaatgcCGGAAAAAACCCTATCACAGTTGCTGATAACATAATCGATGCTATTGTAGACTTCTCATCACAACATTCCACCCCATCATTAAAAACAGTTAAAGTTGTCATTTTTCAACCTGAGCTGCTAAATATATTCTACGACAGCATGAAAAAAAGAGACCTCTCTGCATCACTGAACTTTCAGTCCACATTCTCCATGACTACAT GTAATCTTCCTGAACACTGGACTGACATGAATCATCAGCTGTTTTGCATGGTCCAGCTAGAGCCAGGACAATCAGAATATAATACCATAAAGGACAAGTTCACCCGAACTTGTTCTTCCTACGCAATAGAGAAG ATTGAGAGGATACAGAATGCATTTCTCTGGCAGAGCTACCAGGTAAAGAAAAGGCAAATGGATATCAAGAATGACCATAAGAATAATGAGAGACTCCTCTTCCATGGGACAGATGCAGACTCAGTGCCATATGTCAATCAGCACGGCTTTAATAGAAGTTGTGCTGGGAAAAATG CTGTATCCTATGGAAAAGGAACCTATTTTGCTGTGGATGCCAGTTATTCTGCCAAGGACACCTACTCCAAGCCAGACAGCAATGGGAGAAAGCACATGTACGTTGTGCGAGTACTTACTGGAGTCTTCACAAAGGGACGTGCAGGATTAGTCACCCCTCCACCCAAGAATCCTCACAATCCCACAGATCTCTTTGACTCAGTGACAAACAATACACGATCTCCAAAGCTATTTGTGGTATTCTTTGATAATCAGGCTTACCCAGAATATCTCATAACTTTCAcggcttaa
- the PARP15 gene encoding protein mono-ADP-ribosyltransferase PARP15 isoform 1 (isoform 1 is encoded by transcript variant 1): MAAPGPLPAAALSPGAPTPRELMHGVAGVTSRAGRDREAGSVLPAGNRGARKASRRSSSRSMSRDNKFSKKDCLSIRNVVASIQTKEGLNLKLISGDVLYIWADVIVNSVPMNLQLGGGPLSRAFLQKAGPMLQKELDDRRRETEEKVGNIFMTSGCNLDCKAVLHAVAPYWNNGAETSWQIMANIIKKCLTTVEVLSFSSITFPMIGTGSLQFPKAVFAKLILSEVFEYSSSTRPITSPLQEVHFLVYTNDDEGCQAFLDEFTNWSRINPNKARIPMAGDTQGVVGTVSKPCFTAYEMKIGAITFQVATGDIATEQVDVIVNSTARTFNRKSGVSRAILEGAGQAVESECAVLAAQPHRDFIITPGGCLKCKIIIHVPGGKDVRKTVTSVLEECEQRKYTSVSLPAIGTGNAGKNPITVADNIIDAIVDFSSQHSTPSLKTVKVVIFQPELLNIFYDSMKKRDLSASLNFQSTFSMTTCNLPEHWTDMNHQLFCMVQLEPGQSEYNTIKDKFTRTCSSYAIEKIERIQNAFLWQSYQVKKRQMDIKNDHKNNERLLFHGTDADSVPYVNQHGFNRSCAGKNAVSYGKGTYFAVDASYSAKDTYSKPDSNGRKHMYVVRVLTGVFTKGRAGLVTPPPKNPHNPTDLFDSVTNNTRSPKLFVVFFDNQAYPEYLITFTA, translated from the exons TCCAGAGACAACAAGTTCAGCAAGAAAGATTGTCTTTCAATCAGGAATGTTGTAGCTTCAATCCAAACCAAAGAAGGTCTGAATCTCAAGTTGATAAGTGGAGATGTTCTGTACATCTGG GCCGATGTCATTGTCAACAGCGTTCCCATGAATCTTCAGCTTGGAGGAGGACCACTATCTCGGGCATTTTTGCAGAAAGCTGGTCCCATGCTCCAGAAAGAGTTAGATGACAGAAGGCGGGAAACAGAGGAAAAAGTAGGTAACATATTCATGACAAGCGGCTGCAATCTGGACTGCAAAGCTGTGCTCCATGCTGTGGCTCCATACTGGAATAATGGAGCAGAGACTTCTTGGCAG ATCATGGCAAATATAATCAAGAAATGTTTGACAACTGTAGAAGTGCTATCTTTCTCATCAATCACATTTCCCATGATTGGAACAGGAAGTTTGCAGTTTCCCAAAGCTGTTTTTGCTAAACTAATCCTTTCAGAAGTGTTCGAATACAGTAGCAGCACAAGGCCGATAACTAGCCCTTTACAAGAAGTCCACTTTCTGGTATATACAAATGACGATGAAGGCTGTCAG GCATTTTTAGATGAATTCACTAACTGGTCAAGAATAAATCCCAACAAGGCCAGGATTCCCATGGCAGGAGATACCCAAG gtgTGGTCGGGACTGTCTCTAAGCCTTGTTTCACAGCATATGAAATGAAAATCGGTGCAATTACTTTTCAGGTTGCTACTGGAGATATAGCCACTGAACAGGTAGATGTTATTGTAAACTCAACAGCAAGGACATTTAATCGGAAATCAG GTGTGTCAAGAGCTATTTTAGAAGGTGCTGGACAAGCTGTGGAAAGTGAATGTGCTGTACTAG ctGCACAGCCTCACAGAGATTTTATAATTACACCAGGTGGATGCTTAAAGTGCAAAATAATAATTCATGTTCCTGGGGGAAAAGATGTCAGGAAAACGGTCACCAGTGTTCTAGAAGAGTGTGAACAGAGGAAGTACACATCGGTTTCCCTTCCAGCCATTGGAACAG gaaatgcCGGAAAAAACCCTATCACAGTTGCTGATAACATAATCGATGCTATTGTAGACTTCTCATCACAACATTCCACCCCATCATTAAAAACAGTTAAAGTTGTCATTTTTCAACCTGAGCTGCTAAATATATTCTACGACAGCATGAAAAAAAGAGACCTCTCTGCATCACTGAACTTTCAGTCCACATTCTCCATGACTACAT GTAATCTTCCTGAACACTGGACTGACATGAATCATCAGCTGTTTTGCATGGTCCAGCTAGAGCCAGGACAATCAGAATATAATACCATAAAGGACAAGTTCACCCGAACTTGTTCTTCCTACGCAATAGAGAAG ATTGAGAGGATACAGAATGCATTTCTCTGGCAGAGCTACCAGGTAAAGAAAAGGCAAATGGATATCAAGAATGACCATAAGAATAATGAGAGACTCCTCTTCCATGGGACAGATGCAGACTCAGTGCCATATGTCAATCAGCACGGCTTTAATAGAAGTTGTGCTGGGAAAAATG CTGTATCCTATGGAAAAGGAACCTATTTTGCTGTGGATGCCAGTTATTCTGCCAAGGACACCTACTCCAAGCCAGACAGCAATGGGAGAAAGCACATGTACGTTGTGCGAGTACTTACTGGAGTCTTCACAAAGGGACGTGCAGGATTAGTCACCCCTCCACCCAAGAATCCTCACAATCCCACAGATCTCTTTGACTCAGTGACAAACAATACACGATCTCCAAAGCTATTTGTGGTATTCTTTGATAATCAGGCTTACCCAGAATATCTCATAACTTTCAcggcttaa